A window from Triticum aestivum cultivar Chinese Spring chromosome 6D, IWGSC CS RefSeq v2.1, whole genome shotgun sequence encodes these proteins:
- the LOC123141866 gene encoding probable WRKY transcription factor 9: protein MSSSKRKRADIDLERRDDDVDDGSGDHQPGEAAPRVQKEGQIKEGEAQAKEVVEVVVDRGGDGSKEEIKCGTQQGGVMEEDKQSPAASAGNDGADGIDDEESGGGGTRAEEEHMVEAAPGDGDGDHDHTAMAQDELSTMQEEMEKMKEENKMLRRVVDRTVRDYYELQTKLAAYQKQPADQEPKETEVFLSLGGTAPAAAVAEAKSKEEQAALRPSVGSDDTDDGREGLGLSLSLRTSSYEDEARRDVVDGGAPDIVSDVGKARGYALLESSRMSPPASGDLAAAGGIGSQQGVNAANRKTRVSVRVRCQGPTMNDGCQWRKYGQKVAKGNPCPRAYYRCTVAPACPVRKQVQRCQEDMSILITTYEGTHNHPLPVGATAMASTATAGAGAATFMLLSSTSSDAAVSGGPPPASSSYLSPYLQLNSSSQYHSSASPLMSGNMGGGGAQHLSMFGHSSALASQPATLLKYPWPPNPSHGGAAGLGGGKRPFWGTGGVDDVRPTPLPDNAGTMASDPNQFSAAIATAISNVIGKDGQATRSKEGESSNKWGVVVESLPPHE from the exons ATGTCATCATCAAAGAGGAAGAGGGCGGACATAGATCTCGAGAGGAGGGACGACGACGTCGACGACGGCAGTGGCGATCACCAGCCCGGAGAGGCCGCACCGCGGGTGCAGAAGGAGGGACAAATCAAGGAAGGAGAGGCACAAGCCAAAGAGGTTGTTGAAGTGGTTGTGGACAGAGGAGGAGACGGCTCCAAGGAGGAGATCAAGTGTGGTACTCAACAAGGAGGGGTGATGGAGGAGGACAAGCAATCTCCAGCTGCTTCTGCTGGTAACGACGGCGCCGACGGCATCGACGACGAGGAGAGCGGCGGTGGGGGGACTCGCGCAGAAGAAGAGCACATGGTAGAGGCGGCCcctggcgacggcgacggcgaccatGACCATACCGCCATGGCGCAAGACGAG TTGAGCACGATGCAGGAGGAGAtggagaagatgaaggaggagaacAAGATGCTCCGGCGAGTGGTGGACCGGACGGTGCGCGACTACTACGAGCTGCAGACCAAGCTGGCCGCTTACCAGAAGCAACCGGCAGATCAGGAGCCTAAG GAGACCGAGGTGTTCCTCTCTCTCGGCGGCACGGCGCCTGCGGCTGCGGTGGCGGAGGCGAAGAGCAAGGAGGAGCAGGCGGCTCTGCGGCCGTCAGTGGGAAGCGACGACACGGACGACGGCAGGGAGGGTCTAGGCCTGTCCCTCAGCCTGCGCACGTCGTCCTACGAGGATGAAGCGAGGCGCGACGTCGTCGACGGCGGTGCCCCGGACATTGTCAGCGACGTCGGCAAAGCGAGGGGCTACGCGCTGCTTGAGAGCAGCAGGATGTCCCCGCCTGCGTCCGGCGATCTCGCCGCAGCAGGCGGGATCGGGAGCCAGCAGGGCGTCAACGCGGCCAACCGCAAGACTAGGGTTTCCGTGCGCGTCCGATGCCAAGGCCCCACC ATGAACGACGGGTGCCAATGGCGGAAATACGGCCAGAAGGTCGCCAAGGGGAATCCGTGCCCCAGAGCCTACTACCGGTGCACCGTCGCCCCGGCCTGCCCGGTGCGGAAGCAG GTGCAGAGATGTCAGGAGGACATGTCGATCCTGATCACCACGTACGAGGGCACGCACAACCACCCGCTCCCCGTCGGCGCCACGGCCATGGCGTCAACCGCCACCGCGGGCGCAGGCGCTGCCACCTTCATGCTGCTCTCTAGCACCAGCTCCGACGCGGCTGTCTCGGGTGGCCCGCCGCCGGCGTCCTCCTCCTACCTCAGCCCCTACCTGCAGCTCAACTCTAGCTCCCAATACCACTCATCCGCCTCGCCGCTAATGTCCGGAAACATGGGCGGCGGTGGCGCTCAGCACCTCAGCATGTTCGGGCATTCGTCTGCGCTGGCCTCTCAGCCAGCGACGCTCCTCAAGTACCCGTGGCCTCCGAACCCTTcgcacggcggcgcggctgggCTAGGAGGGGGCAAGAGGCCGTTCTGGGGCACCGGAGGCGTCGACGACGTCAGGCCAACGCCATTGCCTGACAATGCCGGCACTATGGCATCGGACCCAAATCAGTTCTCTGCGGCCATCGCTACCGCGATCAGCAACGTCATTGGGAAGGATGGGCAGGCGACCAGGAGCAAGGAGGGGGAGAGTAGCAACAAGTGGGGGGTCGTAGTTGAATCACTTCCACCCCATGAGTGA